In Panacibacter ginsenosidivorans, the following proteins share a genomic window:
- a CDS encoding glycosyltransferase codes for MKEKNHFKDVTLLVTHYNRSRSLERLLQSFKNIECSFGDIVVSDDGSKPEHLNYISQLHNNFEFRSITTPVNKGLGNNINKGQDAIRTAYTLYVQEDFEPAADFAIHFQHALDIADERKDIDLVRFYAYFKFPYLKPFRDGFSEMKFKWWLPGYKKFYYYSDHPHLRRSNFFEKFGRYPEGVKGDVTEYRMMMSFLKNKGKAMFYEDYKSLFFQKNSAEEPSTMKRNLWRESNNIFIHLMREAYRHFKFNYDLLLR; via the coding sequence ATGAAAGAAAAGAATCATTTTAAGGACGTAACATTATTGGTAACTCATTATAACAGGAGCCGTTCACTTGAGCGTCTTTTACAATCGTTTAAAAATATCGAGTGTTCTTTCGGCGACATTGTTGTGTCTGATGATGGTAGTAAACCTGAACACCTCAATTATATTTCGCAGTTGCATAATAATTTTGAATTTCGTTCAATAACAACACCGGTAAATAAAGGGCTTGGTAATAACATCAATAAAGGCCAGGATGCAATTCGAACTGCATATACACTTTATGTACAGGAAGATTTTGAACCTGCTGCAGATTTTGCTATACACTTTCAACATGCACTTGATATTGCGGATGAAAGGAAGGATATAGACCTGGTGCGGTTTTACGCGTATTTTAAATTCCCTTATTTAAAGCCTTTCAGGGATGGATTTTCTGAAATGAAATTCAAATGGTGGCTGCCGGGGTATAAAAAATTTTATTATTACAGCGATCACCCGCATTTAAGGCGCAGTAATTTTTTTGAAAAATTTGGCCGTTACCCGGAGGGTGTAAAAGGTGATGTAACAGAATACAGAATGATGATGTCTTTTCTTAAAAATAAAGGCAAGGCCATGTTCTACGAAGATTACAAAAGTTTATTCTTCCAGAAAAACTCTGCAGAAGAACCGAGCACTATGAAGAGAAATTTATGGAGAGAGAGCAATAATATTTTTATACATCTTATGCGTGAAGCATATCGTCACTTCAAATTCAATTACGATCTTTTACTGAGATAA